AAGTCAAGTTTAAGGCTTTTTAAGACCTAAGACCTAGGATATTCACGCGACACAACAGACCACAGGCGTTCTTGTTAGCATTAGCGTTTAGCGTTGCGAgcatcatcttaaactcttggcCAACCACAACACCTCCGCTTTCATGGTCGCTGTGGACCCAAACGATGTTCGTAGATCTACTCTCGCAAATCCACTAGCAATCGTAGCTGGGCTGGGATGCTGCAGCACTAGCAGCTAGCTGGCTAGTGttagctgctgtcacttctcttACATTATCATCTTGCTGGCTGGCTTTAGCTTCTGTCTCTTCAGGCTCGTGAGCAGCCAGCTTATACTTATGCTGGAAGATTGAAAAACACTAGCAATGGCGGGAGTTTGTTTCTTTCCTCTCATGGAGGTTCTGTGCTTTGACGATTTAGCATGGGACTCCTCACCTTCATGTCCATTGTACCcagctgaaattttttttttcttttgcatacGATGCAAAAAGCCTCGAACACACTGCTATCCACTGgagaatctgaccttctagccaaaCTGCCGGGCcgacaatccggccagaaggccaaactccgcgcgttcaccttagtcttagcgGACGAGAAGTTGTTCCCTCACCTTCATGAATCCCATTCCGCCCATAACTTGAATGCACTCATCGGTCACCGTCCATGCAGCTTCCTGCAAGAGAGCGCCGATGAGCTCCCGCCACGAGGTGACGGACGGATTTACCGGAGCGAGGCGCTCACCGAAGCGAAGATCTTGCTGATGGCGGCCTCGATTTGGAAGTCAGTAGCTCCGCTGTCCATGTTGCCGCTGATCATGTAGGCCAAAGACTGCGGGCCCAGACAAAAAAGCAGGTGAGCGTGGATTCGCCACGAGACGTTCGCCCGTGTAGAAACCCTGCCAGACCTCAGTGACGTACTGCAGCATGGCCATGCGGGCCACCTTCTCCTGGATGGCCCCGTAGGTGTGAATCTTGCTGCCGAACTGGGTCCTGTTTGCCGCGTGGTCCACCTGCAAAGCGGGAAAGGTtactgttttccgaaattttccGGGTTCGCGGTTCAGCaaccagcacacttttgctcagtagacgatgtttattgattagaaaatgcagaataaatgagatttttttattacaatcccacaagagcaagcaaacaagtatcaaaaacaagcataacaaatgGCAACGAttacgctagatttgagtttgtcaatcccagaatccctgcgttaccattacagcacaagatgtcccttagcaatgaaaatcgcttaccgtgacaaatgagcggggagccaaaaCACTCCAGCAAAGCAGCGAAAGGACAAAGCTGGGTGATCTGTACGTTTAATCCACCAGCGGACTTCCGGGGAGTGGGGGGAATCTTCCGACTCTTATAGGCACGTCTGACGCGGGGACTGCACTCATGAAAATGCACCACCCGAAGTCGTgagactcccccccccccccccccccgcccgcaAGGGTatgagacccccccccccctccccccccagtTGGGGCTCCCAGCGGTTAAAGTAGAACGTTTAtttaagttatctcgtgagattccctcctaactatgaaactcaagcgcgtactatggtgcaaaacaagttatctcgtgagattccctcccatctatgggactcaagcgcgtactatggtgcaaaacaagttatctcgtgagattccctcccaactatgggactcaagcgcgtactatgatgcaaaacaagttatctcgtgagattccctcctaactatgggactcaagcacgtactatggtgcaaaacaagttatatcgtgagattccctcctaactatgggacccaaggtaaaaaaacaatagaagttgttacaatctatgtcacggaagcaatcatacatcataaaggcataatgtgctaatgttaaggcatcacataatattttcccccatcagtcAGTCACTATCGAGGCAGGGCCGCCATGTGAAAATGCGGGACGCACCGCTTTGTCGATGGCTCCTTTCATGGTGCCCGAGAGTGCGGCGGCCATGCCGAATCGGCCGTTGTTGAGGATGTTCATGGCCACTTTGAAGCCGCCTCCCACCTCGCCCAGCACGCAGTCGGCCGGTACGCGGACGTTATCGAAGTAAACCTCGGCCGTGTTGGAGGCTTTGATGCCCATCTTCTTCTCTGGCGGCCCGCTGAGATTGAAAATAAAGCAAACCACCTTCAGTGACAGACAGAAACACGCCGATTCGGCGGGAGTTTATTCGCACCTGGTCACTCCGCCGAAGCTCCTCTCCACGACAAAAGCGGTGATTTTGTCCTTCATCTCACCGGTGGCGTGATCCTTCATTGGCGTCTTGGCAAAAACGGTGAAGATCTCAGCCAGTCCGCCGTTACTAAAGTCGAAAAGTTCATGTACTTCTCTCAGTAAATTTCCATGTTTGTCGAGGTCTAACCTAAAAATGTGCCAactaccagtttcaaggtatatcatctgtatgattttttaacgaTTCATATGTGTGATACAgctacaaataagtatttgctcaccAGAGAAAGCGaacgttaatatttggtacagtagcctttttttgcaattacagaggtcaaacataTCCTGTAGTttgtcaccaggtttgcacacgtactttttatggaaaataattcaattatttttgttctgatggtaataatgttgagctgtggttgTGGGTTTTGGGTcaaattatacttatgttccaattatcTGGATCTTAGAAAAAGACCCAGATAATTTTATTCTGCAACTCtattcatattattattatcatctagGTCTTTGAAAAAGACCAGATAgtgttgttctgcaactttGGCCTACTTATTTCTTTATTAATTCAGCTTACTCTCCGCATTTTTTCAGCGCGCCGTGCAGCCCAAACCgttgcaccgatcggcacagtttcaGTATCtaaacgaccggaatttttgcgcgacgatgggaacttttaaaacgaccccgaaaaattatccgttgcccgtaaacggcaattttaagTGGTATACAGAATTTCGAAAAAACAATTACGGTCTGCCGGAAATTTGCCCAAAACTTTCACATtcctttctaatgggaaaatttcccattcctttctaatgggaaaatttcccattcacttccagttgaatttccaatggaatttacattgcattgcaccattgacggccatgcatgtcgaatctattgatgctaatgtacttggattccattgacgccgatgtcactcgatgccattgacggccatggacgtcctaaattttccccattcattttcaatggggaaaaaaaacaatgtccccaaattaaagggaaatgaccagatatcaataggacatgtcccccaaacttccccgattccattgacggccatggacgtccaaatttcccattcatttctaatgggatttatattgtttaatgccattgacaatcacctttgtccattctattaatGCCGATGCACTtgtattccattgacgcctatgtaagtcgatgccattgacgtccatggacgtccaaaattttttccattcattttcaatagcaaaaaaaaaaaaaaaaaaaaaacaatgtcctcaAAACAAAGGGAAATGACcaaatatcaataggatgtgtcTCCCAAACTTCCCCGCGTCCATTgacgctgccattgacggtcatggacgtccaaatttcccattcatttctaatagcatttacgttgtttaatgccattgacaagcacctttgtccattctattgatgccaatgtacttgtattccattgatgcctatgtaagtcgatgccattgacgtccatggacatccaaaattttttccattcattttcaatagcataaaaaaaaaaaaaaaaaaaaaaaaaaaacaatgtcctcaAAACAAAGGGAAattaccagatatcaataggatgcgtctcccaaacttccccaagtcCGTtgatgctgccattgacggccatggacgtcgaaatttcccattcatttcgaaaggcatttactttgtttaatgcaacTGACGGGAATGTTTGTCCATCCTATTGATAGCCCTGGCTGGGGCTAATATCTGTATCACCAcagagcaaagacccagagtaatttctccagaaattgcagtttctacttTGCAAatgatgttttaaaaaataaaaattttgttgaaatggaaaaagaaaaaattttttaaacccgGATATTTCGaagtaaaacatttttaaagctGTAGCAGTACAGGGACATTTtgatttaaggttatcatattgtcagaatatcataccggtacATGCCTAGACTCACCTGATCCAGATTTTGCTGCCGTTGAGAGTAAAGAATTTTCCACAGGGGGACTCCACAGCTGTGGTTTTGATGGAGGCGGCGTCGGAACCACTGGCTGGTTCGGTCAGGCAAAAGGCGGCAATGTGCTCCCCTGGACATGCAAAGTAAAAGTAGCTGGTGTTCTTCCCTTAAATTTCTGTGTGAAAAAGCTCCCTTACCCGATGCCAGTTTAGGCAGGTATTTCTCCTTTTGAGCCGGATTCCCGAAAAGCAAAATGCCCTTGAAGCCGATAGACTGGTGGGCGCCCAGCGTGATGCCCACGCCGAGGTCGTGGGTGCCGACAATTTCCACCAGCCGGGCGTACTGAGGTGGGACAGCACGGGTTAGGGCttgcgatgaaaaaaaaaaacggccggATATCCGGGGTAGGCACCTGCGTGTTGGTGAGGCCCAGGCCGCCCAGATCAGCCGGCACCTGCAGGCCAAAGGCTCCCATCTCTTTCAAACCCTCCATGGTGTGGTCCTCCACTTTTTCCAAGGCATCATTCTTGGCTGGATCGTTCACCTCCTAGTGGGATGGAAGCGTTTGAGTAAACGAGAGGAAAATGAGCAGCCAGCCAAAGCGCTCACCTCAAAAAACTTCCCCACGGGTGGCACCAGCTCCCGGAGAAACTGCTCCTGCTCTTCATTCAGGACTAGACGTGCAAATGAAACGGCTCAGTGAGGTCTTCCAACATTTCATTCCACAAAATGCTTACCGGAAGGATAGGGAAACACTTGAGATGTGGCGATCTGCCCCCTGAAAATGTTGACGGCAAACGATTTGGATTCCTAAGGGATAGGAAGCGGTACAAAATCAAACACGACAACCGAGCGTCATCGACAGTGTCGCGGGAAGCTACGTACGACGGCCACGGCAGGTtttttctccacagcggtggcGGCGACTGCCGCCGGCTTCTCCAACACGGCCTGACATGGACAGACAAAGTTTCACGAGTGAGAAATTGCCATCATTACGTGGCCAAAGTGCCTTGACAACATTTTTAATACACATGAgcaaaatttcattcattcTAGCGGTGATGTTGACTTCATGTTCGAGTGCCGGTCTGGACAAGCTCCAAAGTCGCCTTATAggttctaataagccacaatttttctcttttactaaaatatgttattagaattacatatattattgccattgatttgaaatctataatatttagtacatgttttgacctacgggcttgccaacttggagcgatgactacccggcgttgtaacggcaacTCTACGAAACAGCCGCGCATGTATGgggtccaacctatcgctggaacccccagaatgaaggaaaaatacgttcATTCATGCACGTACACAGATCAAAATTCCCTTGCACATCTCACGGAGGGTGCCATATTTTACGCGCGCAATGCACGCTGAGGTTGATGACACggttggcctggactgggagaatagctgtgctagctagcaagtgaagctagtatgacgactggcctgattttgtcacattctgctgctggtcagattgttttgttacagagatttgggatgagttcccaacgtcgtaccagcatcctttaaaccgatcctcggcggcttgccaagataatgacttgtatatcccttcgttgtCAGTTCCATcgttgctttgttttttttcatttgtctgctCTCACAGCGGTTTTccgtatttttgtttcatatatattttattgatcctgacctactgtcacggacccattttgtgtctcccttttcacAATCGCGTTTTATTGCGTGTTCAAAAAACCCTTTTTACAAAATCCCAATATGATTGTTGTCTGCTTACGGTCTGACGTGAGCAGCGTTTTTTAATTCCGCGTTCAAGGAatttcaggttttaccgcacagacAGACAACGCATGTGAGTCacgattgctttataaggaaaatcatgactctaACGTCATGTGGAAGTACCGTAATATTctgactataagacgctacttttttcccccctctttttgaatcctgcggcttatagtccagtctggcttatttgttgataggTAATACTTTTTTGTAAGCTATGTCTTAAAGCTGttataataatgacatgacacttaatgacagaaGTCATTAAGTGTAATCtggcaaactatgtcactaactccatttatgtccagcttttaaatccattcaaaagtgagataattctcCGGAAGACACGaaataacatctgttataagcattaattaatgttaatgaCAGTGTCGTaccataattatgatagtcttatgtcaaataaagtgttgccaaataccAATAAATGAAACAGCTGGAACAGTaaccgaagaaataattagcataaaacatgaattttgattgttatttacatctgtcgcgctgcaatgcatgctaggaggcatgttggatgacaagtgttgacagcaagtggcagcagtggttgactgtctccccaaagggagcagtgattgccaaatgaagtttcttgaagcattccagccagttggttcaaagcttcatagtgggtcATTTGGTCttaaaagtgttactggttcatatcttttggtgtaaatattccataatacagtgaggtgcAGTGCAGCtcatctatgaaaaaatgcagttttcgtgtcaaatttggtgggtggcgccttatagtccgaaaactacGGTATGGTCCTGTCGTTTACCCACTCGTCTGTCGCATGGGAAACGTGGGTtcgaaatatcaacagtgctgtcgtGCTCATCACCtttccgctcgggttcaaattggaagggcggaACCCCCGAGTGacctgtgacgtcaccacccagagggcattgcgtcgtcaacaacaatggcgacctactagttaaactaatttttcaaattttataaaaacgaaaacataaggagaggtttgaatatcaaattattataactcatactaatatttttaagaactaaaagtctttctgttggtggttccctttaaatggaAACCACGTGACCGCTGAACGTTCACCTACTTATTACGGAACGAAGTGACAGTGTTCCAGAACACAAACAATGGGCGAGGAACTTTATCTAAATTGACCACGTTGATGAAACGGACTCATTTGAAGGACATTAATTCTCATACCTGTGTAGCTTGACTGGCATAGTGGCGGGAGTTGATCACTGCCGCGACAGCCTGGCGTTGAGCTCTGATTGGATCaaatcaaaatattttgccagtcAGGTGCTAACCAATCAACACCGGTTATAAATCAGAGGTCAATCTTTGGCGACAATTGTAAACATGAATGCTACAAACCCGTTTAGTCCCGATGTGGTGCGTAGAACGGCACCGCAAAGTGCAGACGACTGGCCCAATTTAAAAAGCAGCATTCTTTTTCTGTCAATTAAACAGAATGAACATTGGAAAATGCGTAAGAGTGAaaagaaaacataaaaacaaaccTAGGCGACGACAGTTAGCATAAACATTTAGCCAAGCGTCAATCCCGGTTACGTCACGACCGCTAAGGTCGATTTTTCTTTTGTATTACTTcctttttagtacaaaatggcgtTCAGGTGGATCGTTGAAAACATAATTATTCATGCGCTGTACCTGAATGAGACAAATACTCAGCGGAGTAGATGCAGTCCGGTCACGGAGTGTCAAGGGGTCGTTTGTTTCCCTCCTCCCTTTAGCTTTTGACCGAGTTACACGGCATTATGGGAGCTGTAGTTTGAAATAGGGGTACGCCAAAATCCCAGGAGGACTACGTCCATTAGATGGCGGTGTTGCACTGGCtacattgattagcaacataccGAAGCTTTTTATCACCCCTTTTCTGTTTAATGCTGTTGTAGAAAACCTCCGTGATTGGTGAATGACTTTGTTTTGAACTGTTCTACACCCCTTCAGTTCCAGCTCACATGGTACATTCCACTTTACCTCCTCTTCTCCCAAGTTACATTGAATATGTGCCATGCGCCCGTTTGTTAATGtagaaattagggctgtcaaacgattaaaatttttaatcgagttaattaca
This sequence is a window from Corythoichthys intestinalis isolate RoL2023-P3 chromosome 13, ASM3026506v1, whole genome shotgun sequence. Protein-coding genes within it:
- the acadvl gene encoding very long-chain specific acyl-CoA dehydrogenase, mitochondrial — translated: MLLFKLGQSSALCGAVLRTTSGLNGAQRQAVAAVINSRHYASQATQAVLEKPAAVAATAVEKKPAVAVESKSFAVNIFRGQIATSQVFPYPSVLNEEQEQFLRELVPPVGKFFEEVNDPAKNDALEKVEDHTMEGLKEMGAFGLQVPADLGGLGLTNTQYARLVEIVGTHDLGVGITLGAHQSIGFKGILLFGNPAQKEKYLPKLASGEHIAAFCLTEPASGSDAASIKTTAVESPCGKFFTLNGSKIWISNGGLAEIFTVFAKTPMKDHATGEMKDKITAFVVERSFGGVTSGPPEKKMGIKASNTAEVYFDNVRVPADCVLGEVGGGFKVAMNILNNGRFGMAAALSGTMKGAIDKAVDHAANRTQFGSKIHTYGAIQEKVARMAMLQYVTESLAYMISGNMDSGATDFQIEAAISKIFASEAAWTVTDECIQVMGGMGFMKDSGVERVMRDLRIFRIFEGTNDILRLFVALNGFQNAGNQLKSLQKALKNPLGNAGLLAEELTKRAKRKAGMSTGLTLQGSVHPELSQCGDLAVEAIEQFGTAIEELLIKHGKKIIDEQFVLMRVADCAIDIYSMIVVLSRASRSLSRGQPSAQHEKILAETWCVEAHGRLMRDIKALRSKRSRQLYGNFRAISTAVVENGGTVASHPLGF